TTcctattaaaagaataatttggaAGTGGACACTATTCCTAGATCAACAACGTATACTCACATTCATAATAGTCACAGCATATGACAGGATGCAAATAAATCCGCACCATGACTGTGtccaaaaagcaaaaattaagatTCCAAGAGGTTTGAGAAACCGATAGCTCAAACATCTTTTCAATAACGATGCCTTTACTTCTTGTTTTGGAGTCTAGAACAAAGAATATTTGATATTGTGGTCACTTTATCATTACACTAGTCCAAACATATTTGATCCTGAATTGAGATAGTGtgttcctaaatatttttaactcgagaaaaatatgtaaacatgACTGATATATTCTAAAGTTTCTGGTTGTATAACCTacagagaaaaaaacatttcttataCTTCAAACAATAAACAAAGATCTAGCGTATTTTGCTTTCAACTGTATGGagtaattttcataagttgataCCTATATGATTTACAGGAGCTGACTTTACATgttttcatgatttttatttctatctGTGAAGAGTCTTCGTTTATAATTCATGTCATGTCATATTCagttattgataatattataagtTCAATCCATGTTTCATGGTCTGAAATCctgggctattttttttaaattcatctcattttcaaTTAGTACCAAACTTAAAAGGATGGATgtcaatatttaatgacagcctGTTCTTtcgtttgtgagttattgtgctaagtgtgtcGTTACTTTTGTTAATTCCGAAACagttgatcaaaaataatttcgtgttttaattttacactgctttttgatgggaaaaaatacctttcaagCTAAGTAATTCCTTGCAATGTGGTATGGGGACTCTGCtcaataaagcaaataaaataaacaaaacaaaattgaacaaaaaaacacacgttttttctttgttaagcctggGAATTTTCAGCCatgtgtaattaattaaaaactgttATCTAAACAATAACTGACAACATGAACAATACAAAAGGCTTGCtaccatatgtttttatttatatttttcctttccaTGTTGTCAGTTGAGTTTGAGAGTGGATAGAAAATCTAGTCAATACGCGGAACTTCAGTAACTAGTCAAAGGGTCTTCTCATCTTCTGGGTAAATAGTTTCTAAGAAAAGAAACAGGATTAATTACAATGTAGTAGTAAATATGTTCATTACTCTTCATGTTAAACACGATTAATATAGTATTAAGGTTTAGATAATTCAAGAATTATCAGAACgaatgtataacttttttaaataacttcctTTGTGTGTCACTAAACGTGATCCCGTGGtattaaatgaaagatataTAGGAGTATATCGCATTAATAGGCAACCTAACTTCTCTTAGAGATGCTATTTCTTGATAACAATCTCGAGCCTGATTTTAGAAACtcgaagtaaaatataattaccttAATCGAACTCAACTAAACTTCAATCATTGAAAGCTCAAACTAAACCGAACTAAAGAATTTAGACAACAATCCCACCTTAGTTAAAATTAATGAGGAACACACCATCTCAATGCAGGGGCAatcacaatttgaaattttgtttatcaCTACTTTAATGATGATTGTTAGCCCTACATTTCTGGATTCAAACTCCTCCAATGTTATTCCAAGTTGATGAAGCATATTTTCTGCCTTATCcatcttttgattttgtttcaGCCAATACGGAGATTCTGGAAGGAAACATTGAGCAAGTAGAGATAGCAGAGAGGAGATTCCACACACCAACGCGGATGTCTATATTTAGAAAGGAAGAcatttacaatttgttttatgataattattcatGATTTTACTCGCCAAGTCCAAATTGATCCGATTAGATATATCCCCACGACTCCAAGAGCAATAATCAAATTCCCGGATGAGGCAAAAGGTCCTCTTCGTTTTGTGGACACAATTTCACAAACGTATAAGGAATGTATGGACCCCTCAATGCCACATCCTATCCCCGTTCCAATCCGTCCAATAATGATCCAATAAACTCCATTGCCCCAATATATTAAGGACCATCCAGGAATGAGAAATAGGCTGGAAACTATCATGTTTAATTTACGACCAAAGCGATGCGAAATGAAGGCTGAAAATATACTCCCAATGATTTGGCCAATACATATGCAAGAGGCAATAATTGCAATCTCCGATTCCGTGGTATGAAGCTCCGTACGTAATTGTGGAATGGATACTGCAGAGTAA
The Lepeophtheirus salmonis chromosome 10, UVic_Lsal_1.4, whole genome shotgun sequence DNA segment above includes these coding regions:
- the LOC121125661 gene encoding uncharacterized protein isoform X2, which translates into the protein MLFSDKQALLKQILAVSSLNFGQFNIGLTLGYSAVSIPQLRTELHTTESEIAIIASCICIGQIIGSIFSAFISHRFGRKLNMIVSSLFLIPGWSLIYWGNGVYWIIIGRIGTGIGCGIEGSIHSLYVCEIVSTKRRGPFASSGNLIIALGVVGIYLIGSIWTWRTSALVCGISSLLSLLAQCFLPESPYWLKQNQKMDKAENMLHQLGITLEEFESRNTPKQEVKASLLKRCLSYRFLKPLGILIFAFWTQSWCGFICILSYAVTIMNESGVQLNEYHAALTVGVVHLLASGLGIYGLHQFKRRTLLLTSTALCALLSLCLFLEKHLNTKNSWIPYILILAFILVYANGLGSIPWVLLGELFPEYLKKEKHTRDGLYLL
- the LOC121125661 gene encoding uncharacterized protein isoform X1, which translates into the protein MLFSDKQALLKQILAVSSLNFGQFNIGLTLGYSAVSIPQLRTELHTTESEIAIIASCICIGQIIGSIFSAFISHRFGRKLNMIVSSLFLIPGWSLIYWGNGVYWIIIGRIGTGIGCGIEGSIHSLYVCEIVSTKRRGPFASSGNLIIALGVVGIYLIGSIWTWRTSALVCGISSLLSLLAQCFLPESPYWLKQNQKMDKAENMLHQLGITLEEFESRNTPKQEVKASLLKRCLSYRFLKPLGILIFAFWTQSWCGFICILSYAVTIMNESGVQLNEYHAALTVGVVHLLASGLGIYGLHQFKRRTLLLTSTALCALLSLCLFLEKHLNTKNSWIPYILILAFILVYANGLGSIPWVLLGELFPVDVSAFGVGLTTCVAYGFMFLAIQSFPWMKRLFGLSIIFLIYGIFGSFGGSILYFLVPETKGLHLDEIEEMLNSKKDKIKNDSEVVDTISTGKVNIAFEDA